NNNNNNNNNNNNNNNNNNNNNNNNNNNNNNNNNNNNNNNNNNNNNNNNNNNNNNNNNNNNNNNNNNNNNNNNNNNNNNNNNNNNNNNNNNNNNNNNNNNNNNNNNNNNNNNNNNNNNNNNNNNNNNNNNNNNNNNNNNNNNNNNNNNNNNNNNNNNNNNNNNNNNNNNNNNNNNNNNNNNNNNNNNNNNNNNNNNNNNNNNNNNNNNNNNNNNNNNNNNNNNNNNNNNNNNNNNNNNNNNNNNNNNNNNNNNNNNNNNNNNNNNNNNNNNNNNNGACGTCCATCTCTGTTTGAAATTGGGGAAAATCTGTGGCTAGGGTTTCTAATTTGTTGGTCCTCCAATCGATAGCGGGACCAGTTATGGGATGGGTGGCGAGTTACAACCGGTGGATTCGGTAGCAGCAGGAGGGATGATTTTTCGGGTTGATTTGTCGCCATGGAAGGGGCGTGAAGGAGCAATTCGCCACGGCGAAGTACGAGTAACCTTTTTTGTCCATTTTTTAGTTGTTTAGTGCAGTTTTGAGGGTCGAATTGCTGTGGGAAGGGACAGAGGGATAAATGAACCAGCTATTGATGCTGCCGTGGGAAATAACTAGAACGTGCGCTTTGAGAACGAACAGAATGTGAATCAAATCATGGCAGTTAGGTGGAGCTGGAGTTTCTGCGTGTGTTGGTTtcatgttttttgtgtgtgtgtcctGAATCTCTCACATGTTTTTTGGGCCTCCAGGCTTTTTCAAGTCAAAAAATGAAAATGGACCGACAAAACAACAAGACAGGCTTCCGCCACGCATAGAAAAAGAAAACGGGCTGAGACAACTAGACAATGACATCAGCTAACATCAGGTGATTGAGACCATACTATAACTCAGCTAGCTGAGTTCCAGGCGCACCCCTAATCCAATGACAAAGTTGCGACATCGctaataaagtactccctccgtctcatagtgtcaaaaaacgtcttacattatgggacggagggagtactaataagATGGGTGGAGGACAAGAATTGTGTTTGGATATGCATGAGCCAGCAGCATTTGATTTAAATCATGGCTGGAAGTTCTCAAAAagattttctttttctttaagctTGGTAACAAGGTCTTTCTCTTTTGATGTCTAATTACCTATTGGCAATGGATAAAAAACATATACTGAGAAAATGATCGCTGACATTTATAACATTGGCTATTATTATTAATATACAAAAACTCCAACTAAAAAAATATATACAAAGACAGGCAATATTCTTGACCGTTTTTGTTCCTAGCACAATGATTTATATATTTTGTCAGGTATATTCTCATTCACATTAATTGTCAAGATTGTATATATTGAAAAGCACGTtaaaattttaaaatgacatgtaacaaCGAAAATGCTCTTTAGAGCTCGGGCTCCATGGAGCCTGAGTTTGACTTGATCAAAATTCAAATTTTCACGttttaaatttttttgaaaaaaatacacAAATACTTAAGAGACATAAAGCTATGtgtatgtgtgtaaattttcaggacgaaACACCTTAAAATGAGTGCTACACAAAAAGAACAAATATGAGGCTTTTTAGTAGGAGCACTATTCATCCTCAAAgtccatgaatttgtcttttttgcacagatcGCATTTTAGGGTATTTCATCCTCAGATTTTACATACATACACATAGCATCCTTGTTTACTTGtatgatttttttcagatttttttttaaattgaaaagtgcgaattttgaatttttcaaaaaatccggcctccatggaggccgagctccaaaacgCCCTACTCATGTAACAATACATAGAAAATCTAGCCGAACAAATGCACAAGGCTCACTACTAGTTGTAGATAAAGAGCTGATCCCCCAGCCTATATATAGACACGTAATAATACCAACTGCACATGCATATAATTTAAGAAACGCACCTAATTTTTAACCCCCATGGCCCCAGGTTGCATTACCAAAATAAAGGAACAGCGGTTCAGTACATGCGAAAAGTAAAGCTTCATCCAAACAGAATTAACTGCCGCGAGGCACTCAGCTGCCGCGAGGCACAAAACAACGCTTCAATATAATAATAAAAGCATTAACTAATTTATGTAACAGATTTGTTTGTACTATGATTTGCATACCTGCCGCGTTGAGGTTGGGGAGGGTAGCTGTCCTGGACACGATCCTCCAGCATCCTCATGTTGGTCAAACAATATATACGATTGATTAGAGAAATAATTAATGGAACTGATACCAAAGCCCGTAGGGCATGGCAGGTCTCTGATGGCTTCCTGCTTGCAATCCGAGGCGATGAGATGTTTAGCCTCGTTTCCTCTATATGTGAGAAGCTCTCATGATTTTTGAAGGACATATAGCAATGCATTTTATAGCATTTTCCTGAATTATCCTCATTTTCACACCTAAACAGACCATGATATGCAATGATCATGATGCACATTACAAACcctagttactactccctccgtcccataatataagagacaCTACACTAGCGTAAAAGACGCtcttatattacgggacggagggagtaattactaAACTGGGGATGTTACAGTAGAACCTCTGCCAGTTCCCATAAAAAAAGACAATCCCCAAGCTCTCAGACCAAACACGAGGTATCAACCACCACCATATGCAGCAACCTCCAGTATACTCACATATGTCACTTAGAAAGATTTGGCCATTAATTAGCTGTACAATTTGTTGCTGATGGTTAGAAAATCACAACCATAAGAAAGTAACTTTGCAGATGAACCCAATAGTTGTGTTTTTATATTACATCACTCATCAATAGGGGCGGATCCAGCCCAgcgggccgccccgggccccctatGTATACTGTGCTACAATATACAAAGGATTTGGGCCTCACGCCCTGGGCCCCCTATGTATACTGTGATATAATATACAAAAGATTTGGGCCTCACGCCCCGGGCCTCGGCCCCATCTGCTCATCGGGATCAGACAATTGTAGTATGGGAAACATGATCATCTTGGCATGAGTGAGGAACTCCCCTCCAGCGCTCAGCTGCTTGGCATGGAACCCATGATCACAGTTGACTGCGATGTAGCAGAGCATTTCCATCCATACCGTTGCGATCATCTCCCACCGATCAGCAGCTGCTACTTCACCGTTGAGCAGAAAAGCCACATCAGTAGCTAGACTAGCTAGATGGCCAACTGAACCTTCAGAGTGAGAATCGTCACCGTAGAATCTCTGGAGGAGGTCCCTCTTATCATAGTTGGCATCTTTGCAAAACGCGCCAATCCACTTTATACATTCTTCGAAAAATAAACACCCGTCAGCATCAACCATCAAGTTGCACTTGTAGACCAGGTGCATGATGTAATTGGACACGTGTTGGCTGCAGGTTCTAAGCTCAGAGGGCGTCTCGTCCCTTACTAGGCATATGTCTGTCACAAGGTGCCAAAGAAAGGCACTTGATACAAGATCCCTGTCTTTGAAGATGCCTCGGACTTTCTGCTTAGCTGCACCAAACccagaggaggaggaaggaatataAGCTGCCCACTCGGCAGTGAAGCTGCTGAAGTACAACTTCCAGTGATTGTTACACAGCTTATCAAGGAACACCTTCTTTACCTCTGGGGAGATGGCAACATGTTTGGTTGTGTGGTGGTATTGCTTGATGCCGATACGCCACATCATCCGTTTCAGCCATCCATATTCCCTTGTTGCCTTCTCCTTTTGGATGATTTCATCAATAAAGTTATACTGCCACAGCTTACCTGACCACTCCAATCTGTTGCTTTTCGGTGCTGGGCGGAGGCGCTTGAGGATGCTAAGCACAATTCTTGGACTATGGCCTCCGCTTGGTCCTGTGCATACGTTGGATGGCGAATATGATGTCATGAGCCACATCAATATAGAGGATATCTCAAACGCCACTGCACCCACAAGCAATATGTAAGAGATGGCAACATCAGCTACTCTGTAGTAGTACTTCACAGCTTCTGATCGCCCCATCCCTCCCTTATGATGAACAGCAAACAGAGCGAGAGCTGTAGAGCTTATGACAAGGATGGTGAGACGGTGCAACACACCATCGAGGCTTCCAAACTTGGTGTACAAGAAGTCATAGATCAATGAGAGTTGGGTCTCAGCCAACTTGTATGCCAAGTTAACTCCCTCGTCTGACTTGAGACGATCTCGTTCCTCCTGACCTAAACCAGTCCCGCGAAGCCGTTTACTAGTCCTGTTCATGAAATAGTTCATGCTATTATAAAACATGTCATGAGCCACATCCTCCATGTCAGAAGAGAACAATGACCAGATAGGAGCATGTGTGTCAAGCCTGACCCCCAGGGTTCTTTTCTGCCCACACAACGGACCCCAAGGCCTGCTTATAGGTCCCCATGAGCCGGCTCTCCCAAGTATCCATATTCTCTCCATATATTTGGCTGTCCCAGAGATGAAGATTAGCACCATGGGAGCCACAAGTTGCTTGTCCCCTTGCCATTGCTTGCCCACGACGTAGATGGCCAGTGCCACCTGGGTGGTGAGGTTCAGCAGGTGCCTCTTCCACAGTGCGCAGTCCTCCATGGAGAAGGCTGTGATGGTGTCCTGCCCTCCGAGGTGGAGCAACATGAACGGTGCCCAGAAGAGCACCAGTGAGTCGTCGCCTCCAACACGTGTGAGGCGGCCGAGAACGAAGACCGCGACGGTGTCGGCCAACAGGTAGGCAAGCCACAGCAGCAGGCTGAGAATGCGAGAGCGATGGCGCTTCCGGAGCCCcgcgaagaagaggaggaagacttGCAGGGAGAAGCTCACAAGCACCAAGCACTGGATCTCCCACTCATTCCAGAGCTGCTGGATGCTCGCTACTGTCAGTCTGCCAAGAAGCTAAAATACTTTAACTTGCTCCAAACAGAATCatctttaacaaaactaaattatgTTGATACACTGTATTTAATTTTTGAGACCGTCCATTTAGTGAGAAATTATTTTGCAATCGTCCAGCTTTTCTGTGATGTTTCAGTTCTTACGCACAAATTAGCGCTtgggtttattcatattgcatgCTACATAATTGAAGATAAACAACTCCCCCAGACTCTACAGATACGTCATTTACTGAAAATACCAGATGCGCACGTATGAAATGCACCTAGTTTCCGAAGCCCCATGGCCCCGTTTCATTACCGGAATATTGGAAAGGGAGGTTCAGTAGTAGtacaactccgcctatgttgtctcaacatagccggtcccaagcccgggtaaaggaggagggttgtgataggcttggcgagccaacataaaaactcagccactcttatggagatgaaacccaaaagattttcgttggggcgtaaccctctcagcgacgcgccacatcggaacccaggtgtggtggaaaatgggcaagggccgggccgtcaccccccaagtggcgcaccgtatcttgatccggatacggtggcaagtgagcgaggatcgggtcgtcgcatccttagtggcgcgctacatcggcgcccggatgtagtggaaaatgagcaagggtctttgcatttgactcgacgagtgcgaagggtaaggaagctagccgagcctaggaggattcgcttaggtagctggaacgtagggtctctgacagggaagcttcgggagctagttgatgcagcagtgaggagaggtgttgatatcctttgcgtccaagaaaccaaatggagaagacagaaggcgaaggaggtggaggataccggcttcaagctgtggtacatggggacggctgcaaacagaaatggcgtaggcatcttgatcaacaagagcctcaagtatggagtggtagacgtcaggagacgtggggaccggattatcctggtcaagctggtagctaaggacttggttctcaatgttatcagcgcatatgccccgcaagtaggccacaatgagaacaccaagagggagttctgggaaggcttggaagacatgattaggagtgtaccgattggtgagaagctcttcataggaggagacctcaatggccacgtgggtacatctaacacaggttttgtaggggcgcatgggggctttggctatggcatcaggaatcaagaaggagaagatgtcttaagctttgctctagcctacaacatgattgtagctaacaccctctttagaaagagagaatcacatctggtgacttttagtagtggccaacactctagccagattgatttcatcctctcgagaagagaagataggcgtgcgtgcctagactgtaaggtgatacctggggagagtgttgtaccccagcataagctggtggttgctgacttccgctttcggattcgtgtccagcgggataagcgtgccaaggtcgctagaacgaagtggtggaagctcaagggggaggtagctcaggtgttcaaggagagggtatttaaggagggcccttgggaggaaggaggggatgcggacaatgtgtggatgaagatggtgacttgcattcgtaaggtggcctcggaggagtttggagtgtccaggggaaggagaagcggagataaggatacctggtggtggaatgatgatgtccagaaggcgcttaaagagaagaaagattgcttcagacgcctatacctggataggagtgcagacaacatagagaagtacaagatggcgaagaaggccgcaaagcgagctgttggtgaagcaaggggtcgggcatatgaggacctctaccaacggttaggcacgaaggaaggtgaaagggacatctataagatggctaagatccgggagaggaagacgagggatattggccaagtcaaatgcatcaaggacggagcaggccaactcttggtgaaggacgaagagattaagcatagatggcgggagtactttgacaagctgttcaatggggagaatgagagttctaccattgaactgaatgactcctttgatgagaccagcatgcgttttgtgcggcgcatccaggagtctgaggNNNNNNNNNNaaaaggatgaaaggaggcaaggcgatgggccctgattgtatccccattgaggtgtggaaaggtctcggggacatagcgatagtatggctaaccaagcttttcaacctcatttttcgggcaaacaagatgccagaagaatggagacggagtatattagtaccaatcttcaagaacaagggggatgttcagagttgtactaattaccgtggaattaagctgatgagccatacaatgaagctatgggagagagtcattgagcactgct
The sequence above is a segment of the Triticum dicoccoides isolate Atlit2015 ecotype Zavitan chromosome 1A, WEW_v2.0, whole genome shotgun sequence genome. Coding sequences within it:
- the LOC119349803 gene encoding uncharacterized protein LOC119349803 — translated: MRMLKDHQHSIYVQYGYPPGAQHNRLTVASIQQLWNEWEIQCLVLVSFSLQVFLLFFAGLRKRHRSRILSLLLWLAYLLADTVAVFVLGRLTRVGGDDSLVLFWAPFMLLHLGGQDTITAFSMEDCALWKRHLLNLTTQVALAIYVVGKQWQGDKQLVAPMVLIFISGTAKYMERIWILGRAGSWGPISRPWGPLCGQKRTLGVRLDTHAPIWSLFSSDMEDVAHDMFYNSMNYFMNRTSKRLRGTGLGQEERDRLKSDEGVNLAYKLAETQLSLIYDFLYTKFGSLDGVLHRLTILVISSTALALFAVHHKGGMGRSEAVKYYYRVADVAISYILLVGAVAFEISSILMWLMTSYSPSNVCTGPSGGHSPRIVLSILKRLRPAPKSNRLEWSGKLWQYNFIDEIIQKEKATREYGWLKRMMWRIGIKQYHHTTKHVAISPEVKKVFLDKLCNNHWKLYFSSFTAEWAAYIPSSSSGFGAAKQKVRGIFKDRDLVSSAFLWHLVTDICLVRDETPSELRTCSQHVSNYIMHLVYKCNLMVDADGCLFFEECIKWIGAFCKDANYDKRDLLQRFYGDDSHSEGSVGHLASLATDVAFLLNGEVAAADRWEMIATVWMEMLCYIAVNCDHGFHAKQLSAGGEFLTHAKMIMFPILQLSDPDEQMGPRPGA